Proteins co-encoded in one Babylonia areolata isolate BAREFJ2019XMU chromosome 5, ASM4173473v1, whole genome shotgun sequence genomic window:
- the LOC143282040 gene encoding cotranscriptional regulator ARB2A-like isoform X1, producing the protein MERFCRFFKNLLGISWKSSKDHELPKYDFPDSIEGFGYHFNERGALVDEQDGPFNFYVRDDRNYNQQHYDALGELITEYLYTRMEEVLHLHKVVIPVDGSENEPQGFIFESSDATQCQTLMVILNGAGVVRAGQWSRKLIINDSIEVGSQFPYILRARAAGYGVMVLNTNQNSQVINGKAEEIRGSEKAENHGLYVWKHIISKTKATNIVIVAHSYGGIVTCTMAEQFLDDFKKRVFCVVFTDTVHTMVRQQWSQPVKEFLKERAVNFASAYVPINYMMETSCPDDCLSVSAGTEEHERTSSSCIDIAFQFIHENLASWMKDGSMAPHDFLPLPDDLSQFSVARRWTQRKEKAEEGAGRDTSPTETKKRPSDSEDQDSPTKKERKREGGSSELRSTEEVKGHGRQQRVGRKKGEGEKEVGSTKTGDRNDRETENVEGKSEAVKKSDEGEM; encoded by the exons ATGGAACGCTTTTGTCGTTTCTTCAAAAATCTGCTTGGAATAAGTTGG aaatcATCGAAAGACCATG AGTTACCAAAATATGATTTTCCTGACAGCATTGAGGGGTTTGGCTACCACTTCAATGAAA GGGGAGCATTGGTGGATGAACAGGACGGTCCCTTCAATTTCTACGTCAGAGATGACAGGAACTACAACCAGCAGCACTATGATGCtctgggggag ctgaTCACGGAGTACCTGTACACAAGAATGGAGGAGGTTCTGCACCTGCACAAAGTCGTCATTCCT GTGGACGGAAGTGAGAACGAACCACAAGGGTTCATCTTCGAGAGCAGCGATGCGACACAGTGCCAGACCCTGATGGTGATCCTCAACGGGGCGGGGGTGGTGCGTGCTGGCCAGTGGTCACGCAAACTCATCATCAACGACAGCATTGAGGTTGGCTCCCAGTTCCCCTACATCCTCCGTGCCCGGGCTGCTGGCTATGGCGTAATGGTGCTCAACACCAACCAGAACTCGCAGGTCATCAACGGCAAGGCTGAAGAGATCAGG ggCAGTGAAAAGGCAGAGAACCATGGACTGTACGTGTGGAAGCACATCATCAGTAAAACCAAGGCCACCAACATTGTCATCGTCGCTCACAGTTATGGCGGCATCGTCACCTGCACCATG GCAGAACAGTTCCTGGACGACTTCAAGAagcgtgtgttctgtgttgtcttcACCGACACTGTTCACACCATGGTGAGACAGCAGTGGTCACAACCTGTGAAGGAGTTCCTcaaagag AGAGCAGTGAACTTTGCTTCTGCCTATGTTCCTATCAACTACATGATGGAAACCTCCTGCCCAGAtgactgtttgtccgtctctgcag GAACGGAAGAACATGAGCGCACATCTTCTTCCTGCATCGACATCGCCTTCCAGTTCATCCACGAGAACCTCGCCAGCTGGATGAAGGATGGGTCCATGGCCCCGCATGACTTCCTGCCCCTGCCAGACGACCTGTCCCAGTTCAGCGTGGCCAGGAGGTGGacccagaggaaggagaaggcaGAGGAAGGCGCAGGGAGGGACACGTCACCCACAGAAACCAAGAAAAGGCCAAGTGACTCTGAGGATCAGGACTcgcccacaaaaaaagaaagaaagcgagaaggAGGAAGCAGTGAATTGAGGTCCACTGAGGAGGTCAAAGGGCATGGTCGACAACAGAGAGTGGGCaggaagaagggagaaggggagaaggaggttgGATCCACCAAGACTGGAGACCGCaacgacagggagacagaaaacgTGGAAGGCAAAAGTGAAGCGGTGAAAAAGTCCGACGAGGGAGAAATGTAG
- the LOC143282040 gene encoding cotranscriptional regulator ARB2A homolog isoform X2, which yields MEEVLHLHKVVIPVDGSENEPQGFIFESSDATQCQTLMVILNGAGVVRAGQWSRKLIINDSIEVGSQFPYILRARAAGYGVMVLNTNQNSQVINGKAEEIRGSEKAENHGLYVWKHIISKTKATNIVIVAHSYGGIVTCTMAEQFLDDFKKRVFCVVFTDTVHTMVRQQWSQPVKEFLKERAVNFASAYVPINYMMETSCPDDCLSVSAGTEEHERTSSSCIDIAFQFIHENLASWMKDGSMAPHDFLPLPDDLSQFSVARRWTQRKEKAEEGAGRDTSPTETKKRPSDSEDQDSPTKKERKREGGSSELRSTEEVKGHGRQQRVGRKKGEGEKEVGSTKTGDRNDRETENVEGKSEAVKKSDEGEM from the exons ATGGAGGAGGTTCTGCACCTGCACAAAGTCGTCATTCCT GTGGACGGAAGTGAGAACGAACCACAAGGGTTCATCTTCGAGAGCAGCGATGCGACACAGTGCCAGACCCTGATGGTGATCCTCAACGGGGCGGGGGTGGTGCGTGCTGGCCAGTGGTCACGCAAACTCATCATCAACGACAGCATTGAGGTTGGCTCCCAGTTCCCCTACATCCTCCGTGCCCGGGCTGCTGGCTATGGCGTAATGGTGCTCAACACCAACCAGAACTCGCAGGTCATCAACGGCAAGGCTGAAGAGATCAGG ggCAGTGAAAAGGCAGAGAACCATGGACTGTACGTGTGGAAGCACATCATCAGTAAAACCAAGGCCACCAACATTGTCATCGTCGCTCACAGTTATGGCGGCATCGTCACCTGCACCATG GCAGAACAGTTCCTGGACGACTTCAAGAagcgtgtgttctgtgttgtcttcACCGACACTGTTCACACCATGGTGAGACAGCAGTGGTCACAACCTGTGAAGGAGTTCCTcaaagag AGAGCAGTGAACTTTGCTTCTGCCTATGTTCCTATCAACTACATGATGGAAACCTCCTGCCCAGAtgactgtttgtccgtctctgcag GAACGGAAGAACATGAGCGCACATCTTCTTCCTGCATCGACATCGCCTTCCAGTTCATCCACGAGAACCTCGCCAGCTGGATGAAGGATGGGTCCATGGCCCCGCATGACTTCCTGCCCCTGCCAGACGACCTGTCCCAGTTCAGCGTGGCCAGGAGGTGGacccagaggaaggagaaggcaGAGGAAGGCGCAGGGAGGGACACGTCACCCACAGAAACCAAGAAAAGGCCAAGTGACTCTGAGGATCAGGACTcgcccacaaaaaaagaaagaaagcgagaaggAGGAAGCAGTGAATTGAGGTCCACTGAGGAGGTCAAAGGGCATGGTCGACAACAGAGAGTGGGCaggaagaagggagaaggggagaaggaggttgGATCCACCAAGACTGGAGACCGCaacgacagggagacagaaaacgTGGAAGGCAAAAGTGAAGCGGTGAAAAAGTCCGACGAGGGAGAAATGTAG